A single genomic interval of Armigeres subalbatus isolate Guangzhou_Male chromosome 1, GZ_Asu_2, whole genome shotgun sequence harbors:
- the LOC134209660 gene encoding LOW QUALITY PROTEIN: axoneme-associated protein mst101(2)-like (The sequence of the model RefSeq protein was modified relative to this genomic sequence to represent the inferred CDS: substituted 2 bases at 2 genomic stop codons), giving the protein KKEERRKKKERRKKKEERRKKKEERRKKKEERRKKKEERRKKKEERKKKEERRKKKEERRKKKEERRKKKEERRKKKEERRKKKEERRKKKEERRKKKEERRKKKEERRKKKEERRKKKEERRKKKEERRKKKEERRKKKEERRKKKEERKKERRKKKEERRKEERRKKKEERRKKKEERRKKKEERRKKKEERRKKKEERRKKKEERRKKKEERRKKKKERRKKKEERRKKKEERRKKKEERRKKKEERRKKKEERRKKKEERRKKKEERRKKKEERRKKKEERRKKKEERRKKKEERRNKKEESXKNKEERRKKKEERKKKERRKKKKNEERRKKKEERRRKKKEERRKKKEERRKKKEERRKKKEERRKKKEERRKKKEERRKKKEERRKKKEERRKKKEERRKKKEERRKKKEERRKEERRKKKEERRKKNEERRKKKEERRKKKEERKKKKEERRKKKEERRKKKEERRKKKEERRKKKEERRKKKEERRKKKEERRKKKEEXRKKKEERRKKKKKEKEERRKKKEERRKKKKEERRKKKE; this is encoded by the exons aagaaagaagaaagaagaaagaagaaagaaagaagaaagaagaaagaagaaagaagaaagaagaaagaagaaagaagaaagaagaaagaagaaagaagaaagaagaaagaagaaagaagaaagaagaaagaagaaagaaagaagaaagaagaaagaagaaagaagaaagaagaaagaagaaagaagaaagaagaaagaagaaagaagaaagaagaaagaagaaagaagaaagaagaaagaagaaagaagaaagaagaaagaagaaagaagaaagaagaaagaagaaagaagaaagaagaaagaagaaagaagaaagaagaaagaagaaagaagaaagaagaaagaagaaagaagaaagaagaaagaagaaagaagaaagaagaaagaagaaagaagaaagaagaaagaagaaagaagaaagaagaaagaagaaagaagaaagaagaaagaaaaa aagaaagaagaaagaagaaagaagaaagaagaaaagaagaaagaagaaagaagaaagaagaaagaagaaagaagaaagaagaaagaagaaagaagaaagaagaaagaagaaagaagaaagaagaaagaagaaagaagaaagaagaaagaagaaagaagaaagaagaaagaagaaagaagaaagaagaaagaagaaagaagaaaaaagaaagaagaaagaagaaagaagaaagaagaaagaagaaagaagaaagaagaaagaagaaagaagaaagaagaaaaaagaaagaagaaagaagaaaaaagaaagaagaaagaagaaagaagaaagaagaaagaagaaagaagaaagaagaaagaagaaagaagaaagaagaaagaagaaagaagaaagaagaaagaagaaagaagaaagaagaaagaagaaagaagaaagaagaaagaagaaataagaaagaagaaagttgaaagaataaagaagaaagaagaaagaagaaagaagaaagaaagaagaaagaaagaagaaagaaaaaaaagaatgaagaaagaagaaagaagaaagaagaaagaagaagaaagaagaaagaagaaagaagaaagaagaaagaagaaagaagaaagaagaaagaagaaagaagaaagaagaaagaagagagaagaaagaagaaagaagaaagaagaaagaagaaagaagaaagaagaaagaagaaagaagaaagaagaaagaagaaagaagaaagaagaaagaagaaagaagaaagaagaaagaagaaagaagaaagaagaaagaagaaagaagaaagaag gaaagaagaaagaagaaagaagaaagaagaaagaagaaagaagaatgaagaaagaagaaagaagaaagaagaaagaagaaagaagaaagaagaaagaaaaaagaagaaagaagaaagaagaaagaagaaagaagaaagaagaaagaagaaagaagaaagaagaaagaagaaagaagaaagaagaaagaagaaagaagaaagaagaaagaagaaagaagaaagaagaaagaagaaagaagaaagaagaaagaagaaagaagaatgaagaaagaagaaagaagaaagaagaaagaagaaaaaaaaggagaaagaagaaagaagaaagaagaaagaagaaagaagaaaaaagaagaaagaagaaagaagaaagaagaaagaa
- the LOC134206897 gene encoding uncharacterized protein LOC134206897: MTPAQLKYETLWFEGPLWLRQDRAIRPSCTVPLRDIEQSLLEERSTVALPARAKSPSELFALRSSFTDLVRLVAYIRRFVHNCSPNNLASKRSGTIKLQELNEATEVLVRLAQGDSFPEEVAALSRSREVKTSSKIHALNPIMVGKTIRVGGRLAHAPIPESRKHPMILHHRHPFTKLVVEHYHRKLFHAGQQLLVASVREKFWPTNARDVARTVCHKCVTCFRNKQTVHEQLMADLPSVRVNPAVAFLKVGVDLCGPFYIKYPVRRRTPVKCFVAIFVCLTTKAVHMEVVANLSTQAFLSAFKRFVAVRGKPQVVMCDNATNFVGTNRELEELRLQFLDQQFQHTVVRTAEDEGIQFDFAPVRSPNFGGLCETVVKTFKCHFRKVVGNQQLSYDELHTIVQQVAAILNSRPLAPLTSDPNDYAALTPGHFLVGRPLTAIPEPDLQEIPENRLSAWQQSQDFVQKLWQKWKTQYLSDLHNRTKWTKKRNNIKVDTMVLVKEDNLPPLKWKLGRVAEIYTGADGNVRVVDVRTKDGIFKRAISKICVLPIKDNAPTDE; the protein is encoded by the coding sequence ATGACTCCCGCACAATTAAAATACGAAACGTTGTGGTTTGAAGGCCCACTCTGGTTGCGGCAGGATCGTGCAATAAGGCCCAGCTGTACAGTCCCTCTACGAGACATCGAACAATCCCTTTTAGAAGAACGATCAACTGTTGCGCTGCCAGCTCGAGCGAAATCGCCTAGCGAATTATTCGCTCTTCGATCTTCGTTCACTGATCTCGTTAGATTAGTTGCATACATCCGTCGATTCGTTCACAACTGTTCACCAAACAACCTCGCCAGCAAACGTTCAGGGACAATCAAGCTACAGGAGCTGAACGAAGCGACTGAAGTATTAGTTCGCCTAGCCCAGGGGGATAGCTTTCCCGAAGAAGTAGCAGCTTTGTCTCGCAGTCGAGAAGTAAAAACTTCGTCCAAGATTCATGCGCTCAATCCTATTATGGTTGGGAAAACGATTCGAGTTGGCGGCCGGCTTGCTCATGCACCTATCCCGGAGAGTCGCAAACATCCGATGATTTTACATCATCGTCATCCGTTTACCAAATTAGTCGTGGAACACTACCACCGTAAACTTTTCCACGCTGGTCAGCAGCTACTCGTAGCTTCCGTCAGAGAAAAATTCTGGCCCACAAACGCACGCGATGTGGCTCGTACCGTCTGCCACAAGTGTGTAACATGCTTCCGGAACAAGCAAACTGTACACGAGCAACTGATGGCCGATCTTCCGTCCGTTCGAGTCAACCCTGCAGTCGCTTTTCTGAAGGTTGGTGTAGATCTGTGTGGTCCATTCTACATCAAATATCCAGTTCGTCGCAGAACACCAGTGAAATGTTTCGTGGCGATATTTGTATGTCTGACAACGAAAGCCGTTCACATGGAGGTTGTAGCGAATTTGTCGACGCAAGCTTTCCTTTCTGCTTTCAAGCGATTCGTTGCGGTTCGAGGAAAACCTCAGGTGGTCATGTGCGACAATGCCACCAACTTCGTAGGGACCAACAGAGAATTGGAAGAGTTGCGCCTCCAGTTCCTAGACCAGCAGTTTCAGCATACCGTAGTCCGTACTGCCGAGGATGAAGGAATTCAATTCGACTTCGCCCCGGTCCGTTCGCCGAATTTCGGCGGATTATGTGAGACTGTGGTAAAAACGTTTAAGTGCCACTTTCGTAAGGTCGTTGGGAACCAGCAGCTAAGTTACGACGAACTACATACTATAGTTCAGCAAGTCGCGGCGATTTTGAATTCACGCCCACTAGCTCCTCTCACTAGCGATCCCAACGATTACGCTGCACTGACCCCAGGACACTTCCTCGTAGGAAGACCTCTGACGGCAATTCCGGAACCCGATCTCCAGGAGATACCTGAAAATCGCTTATCCGCCTGGCAGCAATCACAAGATTTCGTTCAAAAGCTTTGGCAAAAGTGGAAGACCCAATATCTTTCGGACCTGCACAACAGGACCAAATGGACCAAAAAGCGCAACAACATCAAGGTCGACACTATGGTTTTAGTCAAGGAGGATAACCTACCTCCACTAAAATGGAAATTGGGACGAGTGGCAGAAATCTACACCGGTGCGGATGGAAACGTCCGAGTAGTGGACGTTCGTACCAAAGATGGGATTTTCAAGAGAGCCATTTCCAAAATCTGCGTTCTTCCAATTAAGGATAACGCACCCACAGACGAATAG
- the LOC134206898 gene encoding uncharacterized protein LOC134206898, with translation MLADPTFFEPGSIDMIIGAEYYYDLLGGGKIKLCDGGPTLHETVFGWVVSGRVPGSSPVAQRTHSHPITSPDLNDLLTKFWELESCHSGGTLSVEESACEEIFERAPIRNEVGRFVVTLPKKEAVIQRLGDSKATALKRFHGLERRFATHSTLKEAYFDFIEEYKSMGHMEEVLEGEEPVYYLPHHAVLKPDSTTTKLRVVFDASCRTTTGISLNDGLMVGPVVQDDLHTIALRFRFWSHALVVDVAKIYRMVDV, from the coding sequence ATGTTGGCGGATCCTACGTTCTTTGAGCCTGGATCAATCGATATGATCATCGGTGCTGAGTATTATTACGATTTACTGGGGGGAGGCAAGATCAAACTATGCGACGGTGGACCCACTCTTCATGAAACCGTTTTTGGATGGGTTGTCTCTGGCCGTGTACCTGGATCATCTCCAGTAGCACAACGAACCCATTCTCACCCTATCACTTCTCCTGATCTCAACGATCTGCTCACCAAATTTTGGGAGCTCGAGTCTTGCCACTCTGGAGGCACGTTGTCCGTGGAAGAATCAGCGTGTGAAGAGAtattcgaacgagctcccatcCGCAATGAAGTTGGTAGATTCGTAGTCACTCTACCAAAAAAGGAAGCTGTCATTCAAAGATTGGGTGACTCCAAGGCCACCGCTTTAAAGCGATTCCATGGACTAGAGCGTCGGTTTGCAACACACAGTACTTTGAAAGAGGCGTATTTCGACTTCATCGAGGAATACAAGTCCATGGGCCATATGGAAGAAGTACTAGAAGGAGAAGAACCTGTCTACTATTTGCCACATCACGCTGTATTGAAGCCTGACAGCACCACCACAAAACTCCGGGTCGTATTCGACGCTTCATGCCGCACGACAACAGGAATCTCCCTAAATGATGGGTTGATGGTGGGTCCAGTTGTCCAGGATGATCTGCACACCATTGCCTTACGCTTCCGGTTTTGGAGCCATGCACTCGTTGTAGACGTGGCAAAAATATATAGGATGGTGGACGTTTGA
- the LOC134206899 gene encoding uncharacterized protein LOC134206899, giving the protein MASELKELKRQARQLQNTFDGVRRFIDRFKKEKHYAHIDTRLEMLEAAMSKFYAIRSRIKEVAEGIAEKGVAESKESSEERTARLEILAERRCKESAEVIAETEDVYCDLRSSLRSLKNESTPGAAPAVQTTVASLPAVNPTSTVKLPELRLPSFSGRLREWATFRDMFQSLIHRNRQLYDMDKFIYLRSSLVGEALQEVAALEMTSANNAIAWDLLQKRYENRKLIVKAHLDALFAVDR; this is encoded by the coding sequence ATGGCGAGTGAATTGAAGGAATTGAAGCGGCAAGCGCGACAGCTACAGAATACCTTCGATGGGGTGAGGCGCTTTATCGATAGGTTTAAGAAAGAGAAGCACTACGCGCACATCGACACCAGGCTAGAGATGCTGGAGGCGGCCATGTCGAAATTCTATGCGATTCGGTCAAGAATCAAAGAGGTAGCGGAGGGAATCGCCGAAAAAGGAGTAGCAGAATCGAAGGAAAGCTCCGAGGAACGAACTGCCAGATTGGAGATTCTGGCCGAACGGCGATGTAAAGAAAGCGCAGAAGTAATCGCGGAAACCGAAGACGTTTATTGTGATTTGCGTTCATCCTTGCGATCGTTAAAGAACGAATCCACTCCAGGAGCTGCACCTGCAGTACAGACAACAGTCGCTTCGCTGCCAGCAGTTAATCCTACATCGACAGTTAAATTGCCAGAACTGCGATTGCCAAGCTTCAGCGGTCGTCTTCGAGAGTGGGCTACTTTTCGAGACATGTTCCAGAGCTTAATCCACCGTAACCGTCAGCTGTACGACATGgacaagtttatttatttaaggtCATCGTTAGTGGGTGAAGCATTGCAGGAAGTTGCAGCGCTGGAGATGACATCAGCAAACAACGCTATCGCCTGGGATCTTCTGCAGAAACGCTACGAGAATCGGAAACTTATAGTGAAGGCCCATCTAGATGCTCTGTTTGCTGTAGACCGATGA